The Clostridiaceae bacterium sequence GTTGCACTTTTTCTACAATGCCCTTTACTATCTCTCCCGTTTCAATACCAGTAATACCTAATACACCAGGTGCAACGGCACAAACAGGTCTTACGCCCTCGTCCACTTGTTCAGGGACATATTCCAATAAGTGCCTGGTTACCATAACATAAGAAACAACTTTAGGTCCAAGTGAATCCGGAGTGACATTCCAGTTTCCAAGGCCGACTATCAGAATAACTGAATCATTTTTTAACTTTAATAAACTTACCAGTTCTTTTGCAAGTGCTCTGCAAGAGTTTTCATAAAGGTCCTGATCATTATGCCTTAAACCTGGTATTTCAAGGGTAATATAATTCCCCATTGGTTTACCTATTGCAGCCTCTCCTGTCGGAGAAGTTACTTTTACACGTGTTATCCTAATTTCATCAGTTCCGTCATGCTCCACTTCAATACCGGGCATCTCCTTAACTTCATCCGCTCTTCTCTGTGTTTCCTCCTTAACCAGCTCATGAGCCTCAAGTGCTAAGTCAGTTCT is a genomic window containing:
- a CDS encoding GPR endopeptidase, with protein sequence MSDKKNRRTDLALEAHELVKEETQRRADEVKEMPGIEVEHDGTDEIRITRVKVTSPTGEAAIGKPMGNYITLEIPGLRHNDQDLYENSCRALAKELVSLLKLKNDSVILIVGLGNWNVTPDSLGPKVVSYVMVTRHLLEYVPEQVDEGVRPVCAVAPGVLGITGIETGEIVKGIVEKVQPDVIVAIDALASRKMERVNTTIQIADTGISPGSGVGNKRMDISHETMGRPVISIGVPTVVDAATMANDAIDLVLDSLIKQSEKGSEFYNMLKAVDREEKYLMIQELLKPHVGDLIVTPKEIDEVVERVAKVIANGLNIALHQGITLDDVNRYVN